One window of the Fundidesulfovibrio soli genome contains the following:
- a CDS encoding NAD(P)H-dependent glycerol-3-phosphate dehydrogenase gives MKIAIIGAGSWGTTLADLLAKKGIETTLWVREMELLASIRATGENTWYMPGVKLAPNLQVTMDLPKLCAEHTLYLMAVPSQFLRAVLGEMRELLPKNPAIICASKGIELDSGKTMSEVCEEALVGKKHRFAVLSGPSFAYEVIRRMPTAISLGCKDKDLAKQVQELFATEYFRVYTNPDVRGVELGGAVKNIIAIAAGVADELGFGSNARAALITRGLAEITRLGVKMGADPKTFMGLSGLGDLVLTCTGDLSRNRQVGKRLAQGQKLMDILGEMKMVAEGVKTTQAVHALAKKFKVELPITEQVNAILYEGKDPAQAVRDLMTRTLRGE, from the coding sequence ATGAAGATCGCCATCATCGGTGCCGGCAGCTGGGGCACGACCCTGGCCGACCTGCTGGCCAAAAAAGGTATCGAGACCACCCTCTGGGTGCGCGAAATGGAGCTGCTGGCCTCCATCAGGGCCACTGGCGAGAACACCTGGTACATGCCCGGCGTGAAGCTCGCCCCCAACCTTCAGGTCACCATGGACCTGCCCAAGCTCTGCGCCGAGCACACCCTGTACCTCATGGCCGTGCCCAGCCAGTTCCTGCGCGCCGTGCTTGGCGAGATGCGCGAGCTGCTGCCCAAGAACCCGGCCATCATCTGCGCCAGCAAGGGCATCGAGCTGGACTCGGGCAAGACCATGTCCGAAGTCTGCGAGGAAGCCCTGGTGGGCAAGAAGCACCGCTTCGCCGTGCTCTCCGGCCCCAGCTTCGCCTACGAGGTCATCCGGCGCATGCCCACCGCCATCAGCCTGGGCTGCAAGGACAAGGACCTGGCCAAGCAGGTGCAGGAGCTCTTCGCCACCGAATACTTCCGCGTCTACACCAACCCCGACGTGCGCGGGGTGGAGCTGGGCGGCGCGGTGAAGAACATCATCGCCATAGCAGCCGGCGTGGCCGACGAACTGGGCTTCGGCTCCAACGCCCGCGCCGCGCTCATCACCCGCGGCCTGGCCGAGATAACCCGCCTGGGCGTGAAGATGGGCGCCGACCCCAAGACGTTCATGGGCCTCTCCGGCCTGGGCGACCTGGTGCTGACCTGCACGGGCGACCTCTCCCGCAACAGGCAGGTGGGCAAGCGCCTGGCCCAGGGCCAGAAGCTCATGGACATCCTGGGCGAGATGAAGATGGTGGCCGAAGGCGTGAAGACCACCCAGGCCGTGCACGCCCTGGCCAAGAAGTTCAAGGTGGAGCTGCCCATCACCGAGCAGGTCAACGCCATCCTCTACGAGGGCAAGGACCCCGCCCAGGCCGTGCGCGACCTGATGACCCGCACCCTGCGCGGCGAGTAA